A window from Scleropages formosus chromosome 17, fSclFor1.1, whole genome shotgun sequence encodes these proteins:
- the LOC108938668 gene encoding general transcription factor 3C polypeptide 4-like gives MEMAASSPRRSTDGDEAEPGTESEHESDPWLGQGPIVKREPAVKLPSPVSGLEPLSWSEDHRLSASSTSNISLMEILCDVHSCSQELIMQWTSIPVPDGVCELTVGLDEDGLEDEGKLSSDKDGDRNPGAGGQLPQTGFRYTSWSPLGCDANGRCLLASLTLDGRLTVYGNLNRLQWVALADLTELYREMLEEKNCSASGSAEDASELQRRRRMQNPVRMEWSSMCSTQQVQKNNECKDVGTVLLAVLMENGDLAIWQFKLPFQGRDSVLSCNTIQSGVSAPSVLAWWEYEHSGRRMNGLIVGSSVGPVKILPVNVKAVKGYFTLRQPVVLWQETDQIPVHNIKCVSLFHPYQKCNCSLVVAARGCHLFWCLLLITKAGLNVHNSHVTGLHCTPITSMTASRYGGSIFTCSANGVVKKLTPIFTDVAVMFKQEQINLPRGVEGCRTHGIAVSPNGAYLAMVTTEGVTNGQHLVARTYQVQFVTLKTPDDAAAELLESAIQNLFKQTDLLDLVRWKVLRDRRIPPMLLEELDDKVHSTGSTYLWRFKLFLFRVLYQSLQKPPAGARWLPSHDDIKVFVVDEDSEEDGEDSAAGTSEGTGLLRGAESEASEEQMSEVIAWIEAVESHLTREHMKRVLGEVYLHTWITQNTSIPTRGVCDFLMSDPTYEDRAARVLIGHILKKMNKQTFPEYCSLCKEVLPFTDRRQAVCSNGHMWLRCVLSYQACQTLTFRRCLLQDSIARHPVPEDPDWIKRILQGPCTFCDSPLF, from the exons ATGGAAATGGCGGCTTCGAGCCCGCGGCGCTCCACCGACGGAGACGAGGCCGAACCCGGCACCGAGTCCGAGCACGAGTCAGACCCTTGGCTCGGACAGGGACCCATCGTGAAGAGGGAGCCGGCGGTGAAGCTTCCCAGTCCGGTGAGCGGCTTGGAGCCGCTTTCGTGGTCTGAAGACCACCGGCTGTCGGCCTCCAGCACCAGTAACATCTCTCTAATGGAGATTCTGTGCGACGTGCACAGCTGCAGCCAGGAGCTCATCATGCAGTGGACCTCCATCCCCGTGCCGGACGGTGTGTGTGAGCTCACG GTGGGCCTGGACGAAGACGGACTGGAGGATGAGGGAAAACTGTCCAGTGACAAGGATGGGGACAGAAATCCCGGTGCCGGAGGCCAGCTGCCCCAGACTGGCTTCAGGTACACCAGCTGGTCTCCTTTGGGCTGCGACGCCAACGGCCGCTGCCTGCTCGCCTCGCTCACTTTAGACGGCCGCCTCACCGTCTACGGGAATCTGAACCGGCTGCAGTGGGTGGCTTTGGCGGACCTCACCGAGCTGTACCGCGAGATGCTGGAAGAGAAGAACTGCTCGGCGTCGGGCTCGGCGGAGGACGCGTCGGAGCTGCAGCGGCGCCGTCGCATGCAGAACCCCGTGCGCATGGAGTGGTCCAGCATGTGCTCCACGCAGCAGGTCCAGAAGAACAACGAGTGCAAAGATGTGGGTACGGTTCTGCTCGCCGTGCTCATGGAGAACGGGGACTTGGCCATCTGGCAGTTTAAACTTCCCTTCCAGGGCAGAGACTCGGTGCTCTCGTGCAACACCATCCAGTCGGGCGTATCCGCGCCCAGCGTGCTCGCTTGGTGGGAGTACGAGCACAGCGGGCGAAGGATGAACGGCCTGATCGTGGGCAGCTCGGTGGGGCCCGTCAAGATCCTTCCCGTCAACGTCAAGGCCGTCAAGGGCTATTTCACCCTGAGGCAGCCCGTGGTGCTGTGGCAGGAGACGGACCAGATCCCGGTGCACAACATCAAGTGCGTCTCGCTCTTCCACCCGTACCAGAAGTGCAACTGCAGCCTGGTGGTCGCGGCGCGCGGCTGCCACCTCTTCTGGTGCCTTCTGCTCATAACCAAGGCCGGCCTGAACGTGCACAACTCGCACGTCACCGGACTGCACTGCACGCCCATCACTTCCATGACCGCCAGTCGCTACGGGGGCTCCATTTTCACGTGTTCGGCGAACGGCGTCGTCAAGAAGCTCACGCCAATATTCACCGACGTGGCTGTCATGTTCAAACAGGAGCAAATCAACTTGCCCAGGGGTGTGGAGGGCTGCAGGACGCATGGAATTGCCGTCAGCCCGAACGGGGCTTATCTGGCCATGGTCACCACGGAGGGGGTGACTAACGGCCAGCATCTGGTCGCTCGGACGTATCAGGTGCAGTTCGTCACGCTTAAGACTCCGGACGACGCGGCGGCCGAGCTGCTGGAGTCCGCTATCCAAAATCTGTTCAAGCAGACGGACCTGCTGGATCTGGTGCGCTGGAAGGTGCTGCGTGACAGGCGAATCCCCCCCATGTTACTGGAGGAACTGGACGACAAAGTGCACAGCACGGGTTCCACCTACCTGTGGCGTTTCAAGCTCTTCCTGTTCCGCGTGTTGTACCAGTCTCTGCAGAAACCCCCAGCGGGGGCACGTTGGCTGCCGTCGCACGATGACATCAAGGTGTTCGTTGTGGATGAGGACAGCGAGGAGGACGGAGAAGACTCCGCCGCCGGGACGTCGGAGGGAACGGGACTACTACGGGGTGCCGAGAGCGAGGCCTCGGAGGAGCAGATGAGTGAGGTCATTGCTTGGATTGAGGCGGTGGAGTCTCACCTGACACGTGAGCATATGAAGAGGGTGCTGGGGGAGGTTTACCTGCACACCTGGATCACTCAGAATACCAGCATCCCCACCCGTGGTGTGTGTGACTTCCTTATGAGTGACCCCACCTATGAGGACCGGGCTGCCAGG gTCCTCATTGGACACATCTTAAAGAAGATGAACAAGCAGACCTTTCCAGAATACTGCAGTCTTTGCAAGGAGGTGCTTCCTTTCACTGACCGCAGACAAGCAGTGTGTAGCAACGGACACATGTGGCTAAG GTGCGTGCTGTCATACCAGGCCTGTCAAACGCTCACGTTCAGACGCTGCCTTCTGCAAGACAGCATTGCCAGACACCCCGTGCCTGAAG ACCCAGACTGGATCAAGCGCATATTGCAGGGGCCTTGTACCTTCTGTGACTCGCCTCTCTTCTAG